One region of Diabrotica undecimpunctata isolate CICGRU chromosome 6, icDiaUnde3, whole genome shotgun sequence genomic DNA includes:
- the LOC140444603 gene encoding uncharacterized protein — protein sequence MFTFSADGKICVPMVIYPYQRIPEKVATGINPKWGVGRSDNGWMTAETFYQYIANVFYPHLIENNIKLPVILFVDGHKSHLSYQLSLLCNELQIEVIALYPNATRILQPCDVSIFRPLKEAWRQSVREWEEQHPGGEVNKVVFASILEQAIKKAVKLKQ from the coding sequence ATGTTTACGTTTTCAGCAGACGGTAAAATTTGCGTGCCTATGGTTATTTATCCTTATCAACGTATTCCTGAAAAGGTTGCTACAGGTATTAATCCTAAATGGGGTGTGGGCAGAAGCGATAATGGTTGGATGACGGCAGAGACATTCTATCAGTATATTGCGAATGTTTTTTACCCACacttaattgaaaataatattaagcttCCAGTTATTCTTTTTGTAGATGGGCACAAGAGTCACTTAAGTTACCaattaagtctattgtgtaatgAACTGCAGATTGAAGTGATTGCACTTTATCCTAACGCCACAAGGATTTTACAACCCTGTGACGTTTCTATTTTCCGTCCATTAAAAGAAGCTTGGCGGCAATCAGTGAGAGAATGGGAAGAACAGCATCCAGGAGGGGAAGTGAATAAGGTTGTATTTGCTTCTATATTGGAGCAAGCTATAAAAAAAGCTGTAAAACTGAAACAGTAG